The Gossypium arboreum isolate Shixiya-1 chromosome 4, ASM2569848v2, whole genome shotgun sequence DNA segment TTTGTATGGTTTGTCTTGGACTTTTTGTTTCTACTCAATTTGATTTGTACTAATTGTACATTTGTTCAGGACTTGGTCCTTTCTTGCTTGTAATCTTATCTTTGAATGGAAGTtcatttgacaaaaaaaaaaaaagaataagtaACCCCATACATTTTATCTAAGGGGAAATTGACCAAATAAAGTTTCATTTACTCTCGAAACTCAAATcgagattttaattttttatacatacataaaaattatttataataaataaaatttagccTTACAAGTTAACTGTTATCGATTAAACTAGTATTGAGATTTGAaaagtattaaaaaaaattaaaattaaccaaatcaaagtATATAGACTAATTCAATAACATTacactttaaaaataattaattgagtgctatttctttttattattatttcttaaaattCCCTTAATGTAAATGGATTTTTCCTAATCTATTTAATATAAGGATTGATTTTAGTTGTTAAAATTTGTACAcactatttttcataaaattacaaaatttttaataaaattattacacACGATTAGCCCGTATATCGAATGGGATAAAAATTCTAATTATATCTAAAAGAAAATGTCCAAGTTTATCACCAACTCTCGAAGCTCGAATAGAGCTGTTTACTTAATTGTCTAGTTGTTGGTTAGTAACACATTAAAAATGCAAGCAAATTAGGTATGGCATAACTATTTTTTTCTTCCAGCCTTACAAAAATTTATTTTCGCattttatttagattttattttttagttttaaaaattatatttttattaaattatcttaAAATTGATAGAAACGTTAATACAAATTACCTCAAATTAGATAGAAACgttaatattttttaactttGCTAACGTTGCATATATATGAATTATCATGTAAATGATACGATAATATTTAACtgtttttaaattctaaaaattcaaaaacatataaaaattatttttaaataattaaaagtataaaaatataaaaaaatatttttaataagttttcaattttaaaaaattaattaaatactgaTATTTCAACCACGTGGTAATCAATATGCATGTTACGGGGATTCAAACTGTTAACCGAACCGGACTAGTattaactgaattaaccgaaCTTTTAATCTTTAACTGTTAACTGAAccgaaatttatatgtttttattttttaggttaaaacaagtataaaacatataaaaaatgataatgttcatttgatcgaattaactgaattaaccgaattaaaaccatatataatttgtattattaattattaaatttgattaattcaGTTAATTATCTGATTTTGAACTGAATTAATcgataattaaaatttcaaaaaatcattaaCTAACCACAGACTGAATTAAATCGGTTAACCGaccaattaaccaaattaaatctATTCGATCGGTTAGTTCAATTTTAACCGAAATTTGAACACCCCTAATACATGGCGCAGCAACAAAGGTAACAAAAGTAaacttttatctattttaggtaatttaacaaaaaaaatataagtttaaatatttaaaaaataaaaaaggattaaaataattttttctttaaaGTCGGGGAAAAAAATCATTATGCAATTaagtaataaaaaaattgaaatgattGCTCACTTTCCCTTCCACATTTGTACCGTTCTACCTAACCTTCTTTCTTTCGTCGGTGGAATTGTTAATCAATCATCAGTTCAGCTATCCCCTCACCCTCCTTTCTATATAATCAATTCTACACTCCTATTTTGAACCAGACACTAAAATCCCATCAGTCAAGAATTAAACCATGGCAACGAATGAAGTCAAAGTTTTGGGTTCCTGGCCGAGTCCATTTGCGATGAGGCCTAGGATTGCCCTTAACCTCAAATCCCTCACCTATGAATACATTGAAGAGAAGTTATGGGAAGGCAAAAGCGAGCTTCTTCTCCAATCAAACCCTGTTTACAAGAAAATCCCAGTCCTCATTCACGGCGATAACAAGCCAATCTGCGAATCTCTCATCATCGTACAATACATCGACGAGGCTTGGTCTTCCGGTCCTTCTATTCTTCCTTCTGACCCCTGTGAACGTGCTGTCGCTCGGTTTTGGGCTGCATATCTTGACGACAAGGTGGGTCTCTGACTCTCACTTCACAATTTGTtcttatttgttttatgtttatatattcttTGTTGTGCAGTGGTTCCCAGCGGTGAAAAGTATAGGAGTCGCTAAAGGAGAGGAAGCAAAGAAAGCAGCAATAGCGCAAGTGGAAGAAGGGTTGGCTTTGATGGAAGAAGCATACGACAAGTGCAGCAAAGGGAAGGGTTACTTTGGTGGGGATGAAGTTGGGTACCTTGATATAGCTTTTGGGAGCTTCTTGGGATGGCTTAGAGTGACGGAGAAGTTCAATGCGATGAAGCTGCTGGACGAGGGGAAGACGCCTGGTCTGGTAAAATGGGCGGACAGGTTCTGTTCCCATGCCGCTGTGAAGGAAGTTATGCCTGATACCGACAAGCTTGCGGAGTTTGGTAAGTTTGTTATTGCCAAAATAAGAGCCGCTGGCGCTGCTGCTGAAATGCATTAGAACAAAAATTAGCACATCTTGGATGGAACTAATGAATATATTATCTCTGTTTCTTCACTTTGTGATGATgaacaaagatatatatatatatatatatatattccagtAAT contains these protein-coding regions:
- the LOC108457951 gene encoding glutathione S-transferase U17-like, coding for MATNEVKVLGSWPSPFAMRPRIALNLKSLTYEYIEEKLWEGKSELLLQSNPVYKKIPVLIHGDNKPICESLIIVQYIDEAWSSGPSILPSDPCERAVARFWAAYLDDKWFPAVKSIGVAKGEEAKKAAIAQVEEGLALMEEAYDKCSKGKGYFGGDEVGYLDIAFGSFLGWLRVTEKFNAMKLLDEGKTPGLVKWADRFCSHAAVKEVMPDTDKLAEFGKFVIAKIRAAGAAAEMH